Proteins encoded together in one Labilibaculum sp. DW002 window:
- a CDS encoding TetR/AcrR family transcriptional regulator: MNLSVNERIIETASRLFYFEGYNQTGINQIIREASVAKASLYQHFRSKEEIAVAYLQRRHIMWMGKLSEFVVAEESGKQKVIGCFNYLADWLTEVGFRGCGFQNIITDLPKDHQSIKDEVLSHKNELREWIHNHLKEDEKLTKKEVEKLGDEVLVLIEGAIMLSQIQQSVAPIEVARGACTRLLS, encoded by the coding sequence ATGAATTTAAGTGTAAACGAAAGAATTATTGAAACTGCTTCTCGCTTATTTTATTTTGAAGGTTATAATCAAACGGGAATTAATCAAATAATACGAGAAGCAAGTGTAGCGAAGGCAAGTCTGTATCAACATTTCAGATCGAAAGAAGAAATAGCGGTAGCCTATCTTCAAAGAAGACATATTATGTGGATGGGGAAACTTTCAGAGTTTGTTGTTGCTGAAGAAAGTGGTAAGCAGAAAGTGATTGGATGTTTTAATTATTTAGCTGATTGGCTTACCGAGGTTGGTTTTAGAGGCTGTGGCTTTCAAAATATTATTACCGATTTGCCAAAAGATCATCAGAGCATTAAGGATGAGGTTTTATCGCATAAAAATGAGTTAAGAGAATGGATACACAATCATCTTAAGGAGGATGAGAAGCTCACAAAGAAAGAAGTTGAAAAATTAGGTGATGAAGTTTTGGTGCTAATTGAAGGTGCCATTATGCTATCTCAAATTCAACAAAGTGTGGCTCCAATTGAAGTAGCTAGGGGAGCTTGTACAAGATTGCTGTCATAA
- a CDS encoding nuclear transport factor 2 family protein: MKKLIPPFTKEIARAKVQVAEDAWNSKNPEKVSMAYTSESKWRNRDQFFIGREAIVDFLSDKWEKELHYKLRKYLWSFTDNRISVRFEYEWKDADSGQWYRTHGNEHWEFDTDGLMKIRDMSANDVKINEVDRKF, encoded by the coding sequence ATGAAAAAATTAATTCCTCCTTTTACGAAGGAGATTGCAAGAGCAAAAGTTCAAGTCGCAGAAGATGCTTGGAATAGCAAAAACCCAGAAAAGGTTTCAATGGCTTATACATCTGAATCTAAATGGAGAAACAGGGACCAGTTTTTTATTGGAAGAGAAGCGATTGTTGATTTTCTATCTGACAAATGGGAAAAGGAACTACACTACAAATTACGAAAATATTTGTGGTCATTCACTGACAATAGAATTTCTGTTCGCTTTGAATATGAATGGAAAGATGCAGATTCTGGGCAATGGTATAGGACACATGGAAATGAGCATTGGGAGTTTGATACTGATGGATTGATGAAAATCCGTGATATGAGTGCTAATGATGTTAAAATTAACGAGGTAGATAGGAAGTTTTAA
- the pbpC gene encoding penicillin-binding protein 1C codes for MNLPKIKYCQSKKCRIFMLAFLLLGVGFWFSIPDKLFNDPTSTILFSREGNLLGARIATDGQWRFPESKEVPEKFEKALLTFEDNYFYSHFGVNPVSMGRAFIQNVKAGRVVSGGSTLSMQLIRISRKGKGRTVYQKIVEIIKSFRLELGYSKKEILALYASHAPFGGNVVGLEAASWRFFGRSASELSWAEASTLAVLPNAPSLIYPGKNGEKLRKKRNRLLNRLRDKEIIDSTTCELAKLEDIPRQVHALPMIAPHLLDQANKEYTGERIKSSIQYRLQLQVNEIVKKHQRNLEANQIYNMAVLVLDVKSGQSIAYVGNTNKQGKENHANQVDVIRAPRSTGSILKPFLFASMLNSGEILPRTLVPDIPTQIAGYSPKNFNLRYDGAVPARKALSRSLNVPSVRMLRSFGVERFHYTMKKLGMLRLNRPSGHYGLSLILGGAEGELWNLCGIYSGLARGLKHYNSDKCYYSNDIRKPSYRLQDTVLHGKKEAHALLSAASIYQTFDALLEVNRPDGENGWKSFSSSRKVAWKTGTSFGFRDAWAIGTTPDYVVGVWVGNADGEGRPGLTGVGAAAPVMFDVFNILPTGSWFDIPFEEMEEIQVCRESGNRASRWCETVDTMLVCNAGLETLSCPFHKRIHLDKTKRYQVNSSCEEPKNMHHVNWFVLPPAMEWYYKKRNALYRSLPPFREDCSGHNQIAMEIIYPKGNDQIFVPVDLDGMLGKVVFEIAHHDPEAEVFWHVDGDFIGTTTQFHQIELSPDQGEHLLTLVDNLGNTLNKKFTIVGKEENEIN; via the coding sequence ATGAACCTACCAAAAATAAAATATTGCCAAAGTAAAAAATGCCGCATTTTCATGTTGGCATTTTTGCTGTTGGGAGTTGGTTTTTGGTTTTCAATACCAGATAAACTGTTTAATGATCCTACTTCTACGATTCTATTTAGTCGGGAAGGTAATTTGTTAGGAGCAAGAATTGCTACAGATGGGCAATGGCGTTTTCCAGAATCGAAGGAAGTGCCAGAAAAATTTGAAAAAGCCTTATTGACATTTGAGGATAACTATTTCTATTCCCATTTTGGTGTAAATCCCGTTTCAATGGGAAGAGCATTCATTCAAAATGTTAAAGCTGGTCGTGTGGTGAGTGGTGGAAGTACGCTTAGCATGCAATTAATAAGAATCTCGCGTAAAGGTAAAGGTCGAACGGTTTACCAAAAGATCGTAGAGATAATTAAATCTTTTCGATTAGAACTTGGCTATTCGAAGAAAGAAATTCTTGCTTTGTATGCCTCTCATGCTCCTTTTGGTGGAAATGTTGTTGGCTTGGAAGCTGCTTCGTGGCGATTTTTTGGGCGTAGTGCAAGTGAATTGTCTTGGGCAGAAGCATCTACTCTTGCTGTTTTGCCAAATGCACCATCTTTAATCTATCCGGGGAAAAATGGGGAAAAGCTTCGAAAGAAAAGAAACCGATTATTGAATCGCTTACGAGATAAAGAAATTATAGATTCGACCACTTGTGAGTTGGCAAAATTAGAAGATATTCCAAGACAAGTTCATGCTTTGCCGATGATCGCACCACATCTTCTCGATCAGGCGAACAAAGAGTACACTGGAGAACGAATTAAGAGTTCAATTCAGTACCGTTTGCAGCTTCAGGTAAATGAGATTGTGAAGAAGCATCAGCGAAATTTAGAGGCGAATCAAATTTACAATATGGCAGTTTTGGTATTGGACGTAAAATCTGGCCAGAGTATTGCATATGTTGGTAATACAAATAAGCAAGGAAAGGAAAATCATGCCAATCAGGTTGATGTGATTAGAGCGCCTCGAAGTACAGGAAGTATTCTAAAACCATTTCTGTTTGCAAGTATGTTGAATAGCGGTGAGATTTTACCACGGACATTAGTTCCTGATATTCCCACTCAAATTGCTGGCTATTCACCTAAGAATTTTAATTTGCGCTACGATGGAGCGGTTCCTGCTCGCAAGGCTTTATCCAGGTCTTTAAATGTTCCTTCAGTACGAATGCTTCGTAGTTTTGGCGTAGAACGCTTTCATTACACAATGAAAAAATTGGGAATGCTACGTTTGAATCGGCCTTCAGGTCATTATGGTTTGTCATTGATTTTAGGTGGTGCAGAAGGTGAATTGTGGAATTTGTGCGGAATTTACTCTGGACTAGCAAGAGGTTTAAAGCATTATAATTCAGATAAATGTTATTACTCAAATGACATTCGAAAGCCATCTTATCGGTTACAGGATACAGTTTTACATGGCAAAAAAGAAGCACATGCTTTATTAAGTGCAGCTTCTATTTACCAAACTTTTGATGCTTTATTGGAAGTAAATCGGCCAGATGGGGAAAATGGATGGAAATCGTTTTCTTCATCACGTAAAGTGGCGTGGAAAACTGGCACTAGTTTCGGATTTAGAGATGCGTGGGCAATAGGAACCACTCCCGATTATGTAGTTGGTGTGTGGGTAGGAAATGCCGATGGAGAAGGACGTCCAGGCTTAACAGGAGTTGGGGCAGCAGCACCAGTAATGTTCGATGTGTTTAATATACTGCCTACAGGATCTTGGTTCGATATTCCTTTTGAAGAAATGGAGGAAATTCAGGTTTGTCGTGAAAGTGGTAACAGGGCGAGTAGATGGTGCGAGACAGTAGATACGATGCTCGTTTGTAATGCTGGTTTGGAGACACTTTCTTGTCCCTTTCATAAAAGAATCCATTTGGATAAAACAAAGCGATATCAGGTGAATTCGAGTTGTGAGGAACCAAAAAATATGCACCATGTGAATTGGTTCGTTTTACCACCTGCGATGGAATGGTATTATAAAAAACGGAATGCTTTGTATCGTTCTTTGCCACCTTTTCGTGAGGATTGTTCAGGACATAACCAGATCGCAATGGAAATTATTTATCCGAAAGGGAATGATCAAATTTTTGTTCCAGTAGATTTGGATGGTATGTTGGGTAAGGTTGTTTTTGAAATTGCTCATCACGATCCTGAAGCAGAAGTTTTTTGGCATGTAGATGGCGATTTTATTGGAACTACAACGCAATTTCATCAGATAGAATTAAGTCCAGATCAAGGAGAGCATTTACTTACTTTAGTCGATAATCTGGGAAATACATTGAATAAGAAATTTACCATCGTAGGAAAAGAGGAGAATGAAATTAATTGA
- a CDS encoding alpha/beta fold hydrolase — translation MKNSMIKSIAGMMLVAFVSFGSNSFANMNGKENEKSSHLSGTSYKTVSVNGTSVFYREAGSNDKPTIVLLHGYPTSSHMFRNLITDLSVRYHVLAPDYPGYGKSEQPSMDEFEYTFENMSKIVDGFLQELNVDKYSFYLMDYGAPIGFRIAAKYPERIESLIIQNGNAYEEGLRDFWIPIKKYWNDYTIENGKALEGFHSIDGLKWQYTHGVQDASKISPDNWNIDLMHLQRNENPEIQLAMFYDYRTNVPLYPQWQEYFRTYQPPTLIVWGKNDIIFPADGAHPYKQDLKNLEFHLLNTGHFALEEKGKEIANYILKFLDKNNIK, via the coding sequence ATGAAAAATTCAATGATTAAATCAATAGCAGGAATGATGCTAGTCGCATTTGTTTCCTTTGGATCTAATTCTTTTGCCAATATGAATGGAAAAGAGAATGAAAAATCATCACACTTGAGTGGTACTTCTTACAAAACGGTAAGCGTTAACGGAACATCTGTATTTTACCGTGAAGCAGGCTCAAACGATAAACCAACAATTGTTTTGTTGCATGGTTATCCAACTTCTTCTCATATGTTTCGAAATCTTATAACAGACTTGTCTGTACGATATCATGTATTAGCTCCAGATTATCCTGGATATGGAAAAAGTGAACAACCATCCATGGATGAATTTGAATATACTTTTGAAAATATGTCTAAGATTGTAGATGGGTTTTTACAGGAATTAAACGTTGATAAATATAGCTTTTACCTGATGGATTATGGTGCACCTATTGGATTTCGGATAGCAGCGAAATATCCAGAGCGAATTGAATCTTTAATTATTCAAAATGGGAATGCATATGAAGAAGGGCTTCGCGATTTTTGGATTCCAATTAAAAAATACTGGAATGATTATACCATTGAAAATGGAAAGGCATTGGAGGGATTTCATTCTATTGATGGTTTAAAATGGCAATATACGCACGGTGTTCAAGATGCTTCTAAGATTAGTCCGGATAATTGGAATATTGACTTAATGCATTTGCAACGAAATGAAAACCCAGAAATTCAATTGGCTATGTTTTATGATTATCGAACGAATGTTCCTTTGTATCCACAATGGCAAGAGTATTTTAGAACTTACCAGCCACCAACCTTAATCGTATGGGGAAAGAATGATATTATTTTTCCGGCAGATGGTGCACATCCTTACAAGCAAGATTTGAAAAACTTGGAATTTCATTTACTGAATACTGGTCATTTTGCCTTGGAAGAAAAAGGTAAAGAGATTGCCAATTACATTTTGAAATTTTTAGATAAAAACAATATAAAGTAA
- a CDS encoding hemolysin family protein has protein sequence MLLLIFYLFLALVVSFLCSVMESVLLSTPLSFLNVRKKNGDKRAIKFLKLKNNIDRPLSAILSLNTVAHTIGAAGVGAQATKLFGEVYFGLVSAVLTLLILIFSEIIPKTIGARYWRSIAMTSGLIMNVMVFVTYPLVILTGYITKLFSPKDKTVSVSREELSAMAHIGTKEGALEENENKIIQNLIRLKTVSVNEIMTPRVVVCIANEEMNLQEFLHQKEFLYYSRIPVFSQRNDNITGYVFRQSVFEYLAEGKRDIKLKEIKRPIVIVPKFQTLLKAWENLLEEKEQIALVVDEYGGMDGIVSMEDIIETLLGFEIVDERDKIVDMQQYARERWQERKAKYDIFEEFEDS, from the coding sequence ATGCTTCTTCTGATATTTTACTTATTTCTTGCGCTTGTTGTTTCCTTTCTGTGTTCGGTTATGGAATCTGTTTTGTTATCAACACCTCTTTCATTTTTAAATGTTCGAAAAAAAAATGGAGATAAAAGGGCAATTAAATTTTTAAAACTTAAAAACAATATTGATCGGCCTTTATCTGCAATTTTATCATTGAATACAGTTGCTCATACAATTGGAGCTGCTGGTGTAGGAGCACAGGCTACAAAATTGTTCGGAGAAGTTTATTTTGGATTGGTGTCGGCAGTTTTAACATTGTTAATCCTCATTTTTTCAGAAATAATTCCGAAAACCATAGGTGCTAGATATTGGCGAAGTATTGCCATGACTTCAGGCCTAATAATGAATGTAATGGTTTTTGTTACTTACCCCTTGGTAATTTTAACTGGCTACATCACGAAATTATTTTCACCAAAAGACAAAACAGTGTCGGTTAGTCGAGAAGAATTATCGGCTATGGCACATATTGGGACAAAGGAAGGTGCTTTGGAAGAAAATGAGAACAAAATAATTCAGAATTTAATTCGTCTTAAAACAGTTAGTGTTAATGAAATTATGACTCCACGAGTTGTGGTTTGTATCGCCAACGAAGAAATGAATCTTCAAGAGTTTCTGCATCAAAAAGAGTTTCTATATTATTCCAGAATTCCAGTTTTTTCTCAAAGGAATGATAACATTACTGGATATGTGTTCAGGCAATCCGTTTTTGAATATCTAGCCGAAGGCAAAAGGGATATTAAATTGAAGGAAATTAAAAGGCCTATTGTTATAGTTCCAAAGTTTCAAACTTTGCTTAAGGCATGGGAAAATTTGCTAGAGGAAAAGGAACAAATTGCACTCGTTGTAGATGAATATGGTGGAATGGATGGAATTGTGAGTATGGAAGATATAATAGAAACGCTTTTAGGTTTCGAAATTGTTGATGAAAGAGATAAGATAGTTGATATGCAGCAATATGCTCGAGAAAGATGGCAAGAACGAAAAGCCAAGTATGATATTTTCGAGGAGTTTGAAGATTCTTAA
- a CDS encoding glutaminase, with protein MNYQDVFVQVIEKLDGFKDLGKPASYIPELQNVNSNNFGVHLTTIEDQNFCFGNSDDKFSIQSISKVLSLVMAYKIENEDLWKRVGVEPSGTPFNSLVQLEHDKGIPRNPFINAGALVISDILVGHLKDPKQELLQFVRRLSGNPKLEFCSRIAESEKSMGYRNAALINLMKDFGNIHNDIDEVLDFYFNLCSIEMTCKELSKTFLFLASNGKDPITKEKYLSTSKSKRINAVMQLCGFYDEAGEFSFKVGLPGKSGVGGGIVAIHPNKYSIAVWSPKLNAKGNSSKGMKFLELFTSETESSIF; from the coding sequence ATGAATTATCAGGATGTTTTTGTACAGGTAATTGAGAAATTAGATGGGTTTAAAGATCTAGGGAAACCGGCATCTTATATCCCAGAACTTCAAAATGTAAATTCGAATAATTTTGGAGTGCATTTGACAACAATTGAAGATCAAAATTTTTGTTTTGGGAATTCTGATGATAAATTTTCAATACAAAGTATATCTAAAGTATTGTCATTGGTTATGGCTTACAAAATAGAGAATGAAGATTTATGGAAACGTGTTGGTGTGGAACCATCTGGTACACCTTTTAATTCTTTGGTGCAATTGGAACACGATAAAGGAATTCCTCGAAATCCATTTATAAATGCAGGAGCTTTAGTGATTTCGGATATTCTTGTGGGGCATTTAAAAGATCCTAAACAAGAATTGCTTCAATTCGTAAGAAGGCTATCTGGAAATCCTAAGTTAGAGTTTTGTTCACGTATAGCTGAGTCTGAAAAATCAATGGGCTATCGAAATGCTGCACTTATTAATTTAATGAAGGATTTTGGGAATATCCACAATGATATTGATGAGGTTTTAGATTTCTATTTTAACCTTTGCTCCATAGAAATGACATGTAAAGAACTTTCTAAAACTTTTCTTTTTCTTGCTTCTAATGGTAAAGATCCAATTACTAAAGAAAAATATTTGAGCACAAGTAAGTCAAAAAGAATTAATGCGGTGATGCAATTGTGTGGATTTTACGATGAAGCAGGAGAGTTTTCTTTTAAAGTTGGCTTGCCTGGTAAGAGTGGAGTTGGAGGCGGTATTGTGGCAATTCATCCGAATAAATACAGTATTGCAGTTTGGAGTCCAAAGCTAAATGCAAAAGGAAATTCAAGCAAAGGAATGAAGTTTTTAGAGTTGTTTACCAGTGAAACAGAATCTTCTATTTTTTAA